The stretch of DNA GGTTTTTATTCTCTCACTGTCTCACATATCATCAGTTTTATtatacacaaacacacaaacacaagtcTTGTCTTCCAAATTTTGTCACATTTAGCCCCAATTGTTTTAGGTTTTCTACTTTGTCTCTGCTCTAACCacgaaaaattagggtttttttttcctctctaaagaaaaaaaatttaccggaggaagaaagaaaaaattaacctCGAAATTGACTTCATTCTCCAGTTCCTAGAGTATCTTCTTTCTGGGTTTTTGGTTTCGTCCATGAATTCGTCTTCTTCGTGTTGTTCAGAACTGTTTTTGCTGAGTCCTTTAGTAAACTTCCCCCGAGCTTTGTTTGTGATCTCAATGgggtttttctaattttcgatttttctttagtttcgaattgagaagagaagagatgattGCGGAGAAACCTGTTTGGGTTAAACATGAAGGGTTACAGATATTTTCTATTGATGTTCAGCCTAATGGTGAAAGGTTTGCTACAGGCGGTGGTGACCACAAggttttcttctatttctcttcttcttctattgctTTTGTTTCCCTGATGGTAGTTTGCTTATTGTTCTGTGGTTTCgttattgattgatttgcaCCTAAGTTTGCTAGCTTGTTTGAATTGGGATTTGATGCATCTTTGCTGTGAGATTGGTGCAACTGCTTCTTAGAGCTAAATTTCTTAAGGCTGGTTCTTTTCACTGCTTAGTATGTATGTACATGTGTGGTTcttgaatctttgtttcttgtttggatTTAGTACTGCTGCTTTCTTTTGAGATTTGAGAATGTTTGTCTTATTTAACTCTATATGAATTGTAGATGTTGATTACCTTGAATCTACAAACTGTGGTTTGTTATACCAGTGCTTGTGTTCCTCTTGGCTTGATTAAAATTGTAGGCTTTGTATCATTTGTATCCATGTCACTGGCATTGATCTGTTTATCCTTTTCCCTCATTGAATGGAACAGAGGAGACTTTTAGTTGAGAGTATTGCTTTCATAAGTTAGGAAGTGGTTTTTAAGCTGTTAATATATGGGATAAAGGAATACATCTGTTGGATACTCGATACTGTTTTTGCTTACATGGTTGTAATTGATTAGTGAGTGAATACATAGCTGAACCTTTCTCTTAATTGTGCTTGGTAGTTTTAGTAATCGTAGTCTATAAATATGAATATAGGTCCGCATATGGAACATGAAGTCTGTTGACAAGGATTTGCAAAACATAGATACAAAAGAGAGGCTTCTCGCAACTCTTCGTGACCACTTTGGTTCAGTCAATTGTGTTAGGTGGGCTAAGCACAGTAGGTACGTGGCATCTGGTTCTGATGATCAGGTGATTCAAATTCATGAGAGGAAGCCTGGTTCAGGCACCACTGAGTTTGGTAGTGGAGAAGCCCCCGATGTTGAGAACTGGAAAGCTGTAATGACTTTAAGGGGCCACTCTGCCGATGTGGTAAACGCCATTCTTATTCTTTTCTATTATCTTCAGTGGTAATTTCAGTGGTTATGTAATAACTGaggtattttttttactaattatccTTGAAGTAGGTGGATCTTAATTGGTCTCCAGATGATTCGATGCTTGCTAGTGGGAGTCTGGACAACACAGTTCATATATGGAATATGCGCACTGGTATCTGCACTACTGTTCTCAGGGGTCACTTGAGCTTGGTCAAAGGCGTAACCTGGGATCCAATAGGGTCATTTATTGCTAGCCAATCGGATGACAAAACTGTGATAATATGGCGAACAAGCGACTGGGGCATGGCTCACAGAACAGATGGTCACTGGGCAAAATCGGTATGCAATATTTGTTTTAGCTGTTCTGTTAGAATGTTTAACGTAAAAAGAAATGATTGTATAAAGAATTTAATTAGTGATTCCAACTCTGTTATGTGAAAGTTTTTGCTTCCCTGTTCTCTTAGGGCGTTTACTGCTAATAGGATctgctaatatatatatttttttctttctagcttGGATCCACATTTTTCAGGCGACTTGGGTGGTCCCCTTGTGGCCACTTCCTTACTACCACTCATGGGTTTCAGAAGCCGAAGCATTCTGCTCCTGTGTTAGAAAGAGGGGAATGGTCTGTAGCATATGACTTCTTAGGTCATAGTGCTCCAATCATTGTTGTTAAGTTCAATAATTCAATGTTTAAAAGAACCCCCTCTAGTACCCAGGATACTAAACGAGTTGGGTGGAGCAATGGAACATCAAAGTCAGGGGGGAAAGATTTGCAGTCATACAATGTTATTGCAATAGGAAGTCAAGACCGTACTGTAACTGTATGGACAACTGGAAGTGCGCGTCCTCTTTTCGTCGCGAAGCATTTCTTTGGGCAAAGTGTTGTGGATCTATCATGGTAAagttttccctttttcttttgttcagaaATCTGCATATCCAGTGAATTCATGATTTGCAGTTATGTCTTCATAAtaggtttttgtttgtgtctCAAAAGTGCATTGATcttttaaatcatatatataaccttCGGAAATTACAGGAGTCCTGATGGATATTCACTTTTCGCATGTTCCTTGGATGGAACAGTCGCGATGATTCACTTTGACCCTAAAGAACTAGGCGTCAGGCTGACCGATACTGAACTCGAAGAATTGAAGAAAAGTCGATATGGAGATGTCAGAGGCCGGCAAGCAAACTTAGTTGAGTGCCCAGCCCAGTTATTACTTGAAACTGCCTTGACAAAGCAAACAGGTACTAAGAGGTCGGCATCGGATGTTCAACAAAATCAGGCAACCGCAAAACCATCTGCTAGTGTTGAGAGTACTGCAAAGAGGCGTAAATCGCAAGTCGATGATCGGAATAAGACAGCAGATGCTACTGGTGACACATTAAATAAAGCATCTATCTTAAATAGGGTATCTAGTCCTGTGAATCAAAAAGTGTATAGAAGGCCCGACGGAAGAAAGAGGATCATTCCTGAAGCTGTTGGAGTTCCCCAACAGGAGAATAATATCGCGGTTAATGGGATTGGGCAAGCTCAAATTTTTTTGCCTGCTATCACTGCTGCTCCTGGTACGGGAGATAATGGAGATTTTCCTGTGGAGATTAGCAATAGGAATTCATCTGTGAAAGAAATAGTGTGCAGGAATCCTGATCTTAAAGAGCGTTCAAGGATTACAGCTCGTGCTACCATAACTGAGAGCCTTGTGATTGATAAGGTTCCTGGAACCTCTGGTAACGATGGAGTTTTAAATGTTGAGCAATCCGTAGGTATAAAAGAATCTTCTAGCACAGATCTGTTGATAAGGGTGTTTGATTGGAAAGAAGGGGAGGCTGCACCACCTGTTTGCTTAGAAGCTTTTCCAAGGGAGCATGCTTTGGACACTGTTGGTGCAGTAAGTACATCTATGGTCAAGGAAACTGAAATTATTTGCAAAAAATCAGGCGAAACTCTTTGGTCTGATCGGATTATGGGGAGAGTCACTGTTTTGGCTGGAAATCCAAATTTTTGGGCTGTTGGATGCGAAGACGGAAGCCTCCAGGTACTTTCCGCTTTCGGCATTTGGTATCATTGATATCATTCCTATTCAAACACCCTCATTTATAATTTGGAATTTTATAACAGCACTCTCTCTTGGTGTTGATATTCTGAGTCACTGAACTTTACACCATTAGTAATATTTCTTTCGGGACCTGATCCACTTAGAAAATGCTTAGTTCAAGATCTGAGGCTTTGAGTGACAAATATAACCTGAATGCGATGTGGTTCTCGGGATAATATGCGATAACATGtgtactctctttttttttttaaaggtgtACACTAAGTGTGGAAGGCGTGCTATGCCTACAATGATGATGGGGTCTGCCGCAACATTTATTGATTGCGATGATAGCTGGAAATTGTTGCTTGTGACAAGAAAAGGATCTCTATATGTATGGGATCTATTCAATAGAAAATGTGTTCTCCATGACTCTCTATCTTCTTTGGTCTCTTCCGATGTCAATTTATCTTCCACAGTAAAAGGTATGCTCCAATACTAGAATACATTTCTGGCTCCCCATCGTCCAAAACATGTCTCTTGAGGCACCAtactatattttgaaatggatgGGATGGGCAATCCagtaaaaagaatgaaaactagtatttattaatttgatcTCGTGGGTGACTTGGTAGTGGAGATTCTAACTTGGTTTTTGAATGAGATGTTATGTCTTATAGCAATTCATGAAGATAGCTTATTGGTTTGGACTGTTTTACTTACCTAGTGGAAtctgtttaaaaaatttaaccctGTGTGATGCGACAAGCTCTGTTGACACATTGTTACGATTATGCAGGAACGATAAAAGTGATATCTGTGAAATTATCCAAATCTGGTTCACCACTTGTTGTTCTAGCCACACGTCATGCATTCCTCTTCGACACGAGTTTATTGTGCTGGCTGAGAGTGGCTGATGACTGCTTCCCGGCCTCAAATTTCAGTAGCTCCTGGAATTTGGGCTCAGCTCCATGCGGCGAGCTTGCTGGTTTGCAGGTTGATGTCAGAAAGTACATGGCTAGAAAGCCAGGGTGGAACAGGTTGGGCNNNNNNNNNNNNNNNNNNNNNNNNNNNNNNNNNNNNNNNNNNNNNNNNNNNNNNNNNNNNNNNNNNNNNNNNNNNNNNNNNNNNNNNNNNNNNNNNNNNNNNNNNNNNNNNNNNNNNNNNNNNNNNNNNNNNNNNNNNNNNNNNNNNNNNNNNNNNNNNNNNNNNNNNNNNNNNNNNNNNNNNNNNNNNNNNNNNNNNNNNNNNNNNNNNNNNNNNNNNNNNNNNNNNNNNNNNNNNNNNNNNNNNNNNNNNNNNNNNNNNNNNNNNNNNNNNNNNNNNNNNNNNNNNNNNNNNNNNNNNNNNNNNNNNNNNNNNNNNNNNNNNNNNNNNNNNNNNNNNNNNNNNNNNNNNNNNNNNNNNNNNNNNNNNNNNNNNNNNNNNNNNNNNNNNNNNNNNNNNNNNNNNNNNNNNNNNNNNNNNNNNNNNNNNNNNNNNNNNNNNNNNNNNNNNNNNNNNNNNNNNNNNNNNNNNNNNNNNNNNNNNNNNNNNNNNNNNNNNNNNNNNNNNNNNNNNNNNNNNNNNNNNNNNNNNNNNNNNNNNNNNNNNNNNNNNNNNNNNNNNNNNNNNNNNNNNNNNNNNNNNNNNNNNNNNNNNNNNNNNNNNNNNNNNNNNNNNNNNNNNNNNNNNNNNNNNNNNNNNNNNNNNNNNNNNNNNNNNNNNNNNNNNNNNNNNNNNNNNNNNNNNNNNNNNNNNNNNNNNNNNNNNNNNNNNNNNNNNNNNNNNNNNNNNNNNNNNNNNNNNNNNNNNNNNNNNNNNNNNNNNNNNNNNNNNNNNNNNNNNNNNNNNNNNNNNNNNNNNNNNNNNNNNNNNNNNNNNNNNNNNNNNNNNNNNNNNNNNNNNNNNNNNNNNNNNNNNNNNNNNNNNNNNNNNNNNNNNNNNNNNNNNNNNNNNNNNNNNNNNNNNNNNNNNNNNNNNNNNNNNNNNNNNNNNNNNNNNNNNNNNNNNNNNNNNNNNNNNNNNNNNNNNNNNNNNNNNNNNNNNNNNNNNNNNNNNNNNNNNNNNNNNNNNNNNNNNNNNNNNNNTCTCTATCTTCTTTGGTCTCTTCCGATGTCGATTTATCTTCCACAGTAAAAGGTATGCTCCAATTCTAGAATACATTTCTGGCTCCCCATCGTCCAAAACATGATGTCTCTTGAGGCACCAtactatattttgaaatggatgGGATGGGCAATCCagtaaaaagaatgaaaacgAGTATTTACTAATTTGATCTCGTGGGTGACTTGGTAGTGGAGATACTAACTTGGTTTTTGAATGAGATGTTATGTCTTATAGCAATATATGAAGATAGCTTATTGGTTTGGACTGTTTTACTTACCTAGTGGAATctgttaaaaaatttaaccctGTGTGATGCGACAAGCTCTGTTGACACATTGTTACGATTATGCAGGAACGATAAAGGTGATATCTGTGAAATTATCCAAATCTGGTTCACCACTTGTTGTTCTAGCCACACGTCATGCATTCCTCTTCGACACGAGTTTATTGTGCTGGCTGAGAGTGGCTGATGACTGCTTCCCGGCCTCAAATTTCAGTAGCTCCTGGAATTTGGGCTCAGCTCCATGCGGCGAGCTTGCTGGTTTGCAGGTTGATGTCAGAAAGTACATGGCTAGAAAGCCAGGGTGGAACAGGTTGGGCTTTTCTTCCATTCCTTCGATGTTGGCCCTGAGATGGACCACCTATTCCAAGTTCTTAAAGACGCTTATTTCATTTTACAGGATAACTGATGACGGAATGCAAACACGTGCACATTTGGAATCTCAACTTGCCTCTTCCCTTGCACTTGAGTCCCCTAATGAATACCGTCAGTGTCTCCTCGCCTATGTGAGGTTTTTAACAAGGTATGTGCCCTTT from Camelina sativa cultivar DH55 chromosome 9, Cs, whole genome shotgun sequence encodes:
- the LOC104710910 gene encoding protein HIRA is translated as MIAEKPVWVKHEGLQIFSIDVQPNGERFATGGGDHKVRIWNMKSVDKDLQNIDTKERLLATLRDHFGSVNCVRWAKHSRYVASGSDDQVIQIHERKPGSGTTEFGSGEAPDVENWKAVMTLRGHSADVVDLNWSPDDSMLASGSLDNTVHIWNMRTGICTTVLRGHLSLVKGVTWDPIGSFIASQSDDKTVIIWRTSDWGMAHRTDGHWAKSLGSTFFRRLGWSPCGHFLTTTHGFQKPKHSAPVLERGEWSVAYDFLGHSAPIIVVKFNNSMFKRTPSSTQDTKRVGWSNGTSKSGGKDLQSYNVIAIGSQDRTVTVWTTGSARPLFVAKHFFGQSVVDLSWSPDGYSLFACSLDGTVAMIHFDPKELGVRLTDTELEELKKSRYGDVRGRQANLVECPAQLLLETALTKQTGTKRSASDVQQNQATAKPSASVESTAKRRKSQVDDRNKTADATGDTLNKASILNRVSSPVNQKVYRRPDGRKRIIPEAVGVPQQENNIAVNGIGQAQIFLPAITAAPGTGDNGDFPVEISNRNSSVKEIVCRNPDLKERSRITARATITESLVIDKVPGTSGNDGVLNVEQSVGIKESSSTDLLIRVFDWKEGEAAPPVCLEAFPREHALDTVGAVSTSMVKETEIICKKSGETLWSDRIMGRVTVLAGNPNFWAVGCEDGSLQVYTKCGRRAMPTMMMGSAATFIDCDDSWKLLLVTRKGSLYVWDLFNRKCVLHDSLSSLVSSDVNLSSTVKGTIKVISVKLSKSGSPLVVLATRHAFLFDTSLLCWLRVADDCFPASNFSSSWNLGSAPCGELAGLQVDVRKYMARKPGWNRITDDGMQTRAHLESQLASSLALESPNEYRQCLLAYVRFLTREADESRLREVCESFLGPPTGMAEAASSDKNLSWDPYVLGVKKRKLLRNDILPAMASNRKVQRLLNEFMDLLSEYEDAETADPGAKGSTPTMNCGGVPSSLDQIGSDPPAMTATTPMTTDNDKPVSLVNSAALEISVSEKPGSENGDRQDQNSKDSGS